From the genome of Bradyrhizobium elkanii USDA 76, one region includes:
- a CDS encoding NifX-associated nitrogen fixation protein, whose translation MTEATEMAQQGDALDSPFLKELVKIWRAQDTNGAWEAKSDFELLEPYILDKEKRRALPIVGDPDPDTLWRLELFFNAVALSIERATGVMIQPMLKMHHEGFGRMVLIGGRLIAVNRQLRDMHRFGFDNLAKLAQEGDKYVGAGIDLIRKFPDVANY comes from the coding sequence ATGACCGAGGCCACAGAAATGGCGCAGCAGGGCGACGCCCTCGATTCCCCGTTCCTCAAGGAACTGGTCAAGATATGGCGTGCTCAGGATACCAACGGAGCCTGGGAGGCCAAGAGCGATTTCGAGCTGCTTGAACCCTATATCTTGGACAAGGAGAAGCGACGGGCACTGCCGATTGTCGGCGATCCTGATCCCGACACGCTGTGGCGGCTGGAGCTGTTCTTCAATGCAGTCGCACTCTCGATCGAGAGAGCTACCGGCGTGATGATCCAGCCGATGCTGAAGATGCACCATGAAGGTTTTGGCCGCATGGTGCTGATCGGGGGGCGGCTGATCGCCGTGAACAGGCAGCTGCGCGATATGCATCGCTTCGGCTTCGATAACCTCGCAAAGCTCGCGCAGGAGGGTGACAAATATGTCGGGGCCGGAATTGACTTGATTCGGAAATTTCCGGACGTGGCAAACTATTGA
- the nifE gene encoding nitrogenase iron-molybdenum cofactor biosynthesis protein NifE has protein sequence MSSLAATVQDIFSEPGCAKNGNKSEAERKKGCTKQLQPGGAAGGCAFDGAKIALQPFTDVAHLVHGPIACEGNSWDNRGAASSGSSLWRTAFTTDMSETDIVFGGEKRLCKAIKEIIDKRDPPAIFVYQTCIPAMIGDDINAVCKAASQRFGKPVIPINSPGFVGSKNLGNKLAGEALLDYVIGTQEPDYATPYDVNLIGEFNLSGELWQVKPLFEELGIRILSCISGDGKYREVASSHRARAAMLVCSKAMVNVARKMEERYGIPFFEGSFYGIQDSSYSLRQIARLLVERGAPQELLGRTEAVIAREEARAWAAIEPYKPRFKGKKALLITGGVKSWSVVAALQEAGLEMVGTSVKKSTREDKERIKLLMGQDAHMIEDMTPREMYRMLKDAKADIMLSGGKSQFVALKAAMPWLDVNQERCHAYMGYVGMVKLVEEIAKSLSNPMWDQLRRPAPWEALANAMLQMQSPVAAIARDPALAEAARRARKICSCNTVDLGTIEDAIYAHGLRSVEAVRNHTNAVGGCCKRRIEDVLASAPRAGLQAAE, from the coding sequence ATGAGTTCGCTAGCGGCCACGGTCCAGGATATCTTCAGCGAGCCGGGCTGCGCCAAGAATGGCAATAAGTCGGAGGCTGAGCGCAAGAAGGGTTGCACCAAGCAACTGCAGCCGGGCGGCGCTGCGGGCGGGTGTGCCTTCGACGGCGCCAAGATTGCGCTGCAGCCCTTTACCGACGTCGCTCACCTCGTGCATGGTCCGATCGCATGCGAAGGCAATTCTTGGGACAATCGCGGCGCGGCGTCCTCCGGCTCTAGTCTGTGGCGCACGGCATTCACAACCGATATGAGCGAAACCGATATCGTATTTGGGGGCGAGAAGCGGCTCTGCAAAGCGATCAAAGAGATCATCGACAAGCGCGACCCGCCCGCAATCTTCGTCTATCAGACCTGCATCCCGGCCATGATCGGCGACGATATCAACGCGGTCTGCAAGGCGGCGTCTCAAAGGTTCGGCAAGCCGGTGATTCCGATCAATTCCCCGGGGTTCGTTGGTTCCAAGAACCTCGGTAACAAGCTCGCCGGCGAGGCCTTGCTCGACTATGTAATCGGAACGCAGGAGCCGGACTACGCCACGCCGTACGATGTAAACCTGATCGGAGAATTTAATCTCTCGGGAGAGCTCTGGCAGGTAAAGCCGTTGTTCGAAGAGCTTGGCATCCGGATTCTGTCTTGCATCTCGGGCGATGGCAAATATCGCGAAGTCGCTTCATCCCATCGCGCACGGGCAGCGATGCTGGTGTGCTCGAAGGCCATGGTCAACGTCGCACGCAAGATGGAGGAACGCTACGGGATCCCGTTCTTCGAAGGGTCATTCTACGGTATTCAGGATTCGAGCTATTCGCTGCGCCAGATTGCCCGCTTATTGGTTGAACGTGGCGCGCCGCAAGAGCTGCTCGGGCGCACCGAAGCGGTGATCGCACGCGAGGAGGCGAGAGCGTGGGCTGCGATCGAGCCGTACAAGCCACGATTCAAAGGCAAGAAGGCTTTATTGATTACCGGCGGCGTCAAGTCATGGTCGGTCGTTGCGGCGCTACAGGAAGCCGGCCTTGAAATGGTCGGAACCAGTGTGAAGAAGTCGACGAGGGAGGACAAGGAACGCATCAAGCTGCTCATGGGGCAAGATGCCCACATGATCGAGGATATGACGCCGCGCGAAATGTACAGAATGCTGAAGGACGCCAAGGCGGACATCATGCTCTCGGGCGGCAAATCGCAGTTCGTTGCATTGAAGGCGGCGATGCCTTGGCTCGATGTCAACCAGGAGCGTTGCCACGCCTATATGGGTTATGTCGGAATGGTCAAGCTGGTGGAGGAGATCGCTAAGTCGCTCTCTAACCCGATGTGGGACCAGCTACGTCGACCGGCGCCATGGGAGGCTTTGGCCAACGCGATGTTGCAGATGCAATCGCCGGTGGCGGCGATCGCGCGCGATCCGGCGCTCGCCGAAGCGGCGCGGCGAGCGAGAAAGATCTGCTCCTGTAACACGGTCGATCTCGGCACGATCGAAGATGCGATCTACGCGCATGGCCTGAGGAGCGTCGAGGCAGTCAGAAATCACACCAATGCCGTCGGTGGCTGCTGCAAGCGACGCATCGAGGACGTCCTGGCGTCCGCGCCGCGCGCCGGGCTGCAGGCCGCCGAATAG
- a CDS encoding CCE_0567 family metalloprotein: protein MSDRELLKAELKKLSAKALQAKMDLHDLSEELPINWTSIMVVAQKAHDAYAELERKSHDLKALEVN from the coding sequence ATGAGCGATCGTGAACTACTGAAGGCGGAGCTAAAGAAACTTTCGGCCAAAGCGCTCCAAGCCAAAATGGATCTGCACGACCTCTCGGAAGAACTTCCCATCAACTGGACATCGATCATGGTGGTGGCGCAGAAGGCGCATGATGCCTATGCCGAACTCGAACGCAAGAGCCATGATTTGAAGGCGCTGGAAGTTAATTAG
- the nifX gene encoding nitrogen fixation protein NifX — MKVAFATQDLRRVDAHFGWAKNIAIYDVAPNGHVFLKAVEFEGDLKEDGDDDKLAPKIEAIKDCAILYVAAIGGAGAARVVANNIHPIKVNKPENILALLEKLERVLKGTPPPWLRKALAKDQRRTFEFDE; from the coding sequence ATGAAGGTCGCATTCGCCACGCAAGACCTAAGACGCGTCGATGCCCATTTTGGGTGGGCAAAGAATATCGCTATCTACGATGTCGCGCCAAACGGGCACGTGTTTCTCAAAGCGGTTGAGTTCGAGGGAGATCTCAAGGAAGACGGTGACGACGATAAGCTGGCGCCGAAGATCGAGGCAATCAAGGATTGTGCAATCCTGTATGTTGCCGCCATCGGCGGTGCCGGTGCTGCGCGGGTGGTGGCCAACAACATCCATCCTATCAAGGTGAATAAGCCAGAGAACATCCTGGCGCTGCTCGAAAAGCTCGAGCGCGTATTGAAGGGCACGCCGCCGCCGTGGCTACGCAAGGCCTTGGCGAAGGACCAACGGCGCACATTCGAGTTCGACGAATGA
- the nifN gene encoding nitrogenase iron-molybdenum cofactor biosynthesis protein NifN, with translation MAIATLPTKACAVNPLKMSQPIGGAFAFMGLSGAMPLLHGSQGCTSFGLTLFVRHFKEAVPLQTTAMSEVATVLGGYENLEQAILNIYNRTKPKIIGICSTGVTETNGDDVDAYLKLIRDKHPQLAKLPLVYVSTPDFKGAFQDGWEKAVASIVELLVEGPNVNGLRDPSRVNVLPGCHLTPGDLDELRAILEDFGLRPSFLPDLAGSLDGHIPDDFTPTTIGGIGVDEIASMGRAGWTIAIGGQMRRAAEVMQARTGVPFRLFERLCGLGPNDEFVTFLSEISGRPVPSKYRRQRGQLTDAMLDAHFHIGGRKLAIAAEPDLLFDLSSMLHEMGAQVSAAVTTTQSAVIERIKTKEVLIGDLEDLEELARTKHCDLLITHSHGRQAAARLKIPFYRAGFPMFDRLGAGHQLSVGYRGTRALIFDIANLVIADREENHQPTPDRWRPLAALPLTSGHRSAAERSTA, from the coding sequence ATGGCCATCGCGACGTTGCCGACAAAAGCATGCGCGGTTAACCCGTTGAAGATGAGCCAGCCGATCGGCGGCGCATTTGCGTTCATGGGGCTAAGCGGGGCGATGCCGCTTTTGCACGGCTCACAAGGTTGCACCTCCTTCGGGCTCACCCTCTTTGTGCGGCATTTCAAGGAGGCTGTACCGCTGCAGACCACTGCGATGAGCGAGGTCGCGACCGTGCTCGGCGGCTATGAGAATCTCGAGCAGGCGATACTCAATATCTACAATCGTACCAAGCCAAAGATCATCGGAATCTGCTCGACCGGTGTCACCGAGACCAATGGAGACGATGTCGATGCCTACCTCAAGCTGATCCGGGACAAGCATCCGCAGCTTGCGAAATTACCGCTGGTTTATGTCTCGACGCCTGATTTCAAGGGGGCGTTCCAGGACGGCTGGGAGAAGGCCGTGGCGAGCATTGTGGAGTTGCTGGTGGAAGGGCCAAACGTCAATGGCCTGCGCGATCCATCGAGGGTGAATGTTCTTCCAGGATGCCACCTCACGCCGGGTGATCTTGATGAACTTCGTGCCATCCTGGAGGATTTTGGGTTGCGGCCGTCCTTCCTGCCTGATCTGGCGGGGTCGCTCGACGGGCATATCCCTGATGACTTTACCCCAACGACCATCGGCGGCATCGGCGTGGACGAAATCGCGAGCATGGGCCGCGCAGGGTGGACTATCGCGATAGGCGGGCAGATGCGGCGAGCAGCAGAGGTCATGCAGGCCAGGACCGGCGTGCCATTTCGCCTGTTCGAACGGTTATGCGGTCTCGGTCCGAACGACGAATTCGTGACTTTTCTGAGCGAGATCAGCGGCCGCCCCGTGCCATCGAAATATCGGCGCCAGCGCGGCCAGCTCACCGACGCAATGCTGGACGCGCACTTCCATATTGGTGGTCGCAAACTTGCAATCGCGGCCGAGCCAGACCTGCTGTTCGACCTGTCCAGTATGCTGCACGAGATGGGCGCGCAGGTGAGCGCGGCGGTGACGACCACGCAGTCGGCGGTGATCGAGCGGATCAAGACCAAGGAGGTGCTGATCGGCGATCTTGAGGATCTGGAAGAGCTAGCCAGAACAAAGCATTGCGACCTGCTGATCACGCATTCGCATGGCAGGCAAGCGGCGGCTCGGCTGAAAATCCCGTTCTATCGAGCCGGTTTTCCGATGTTCGATCGGCTTGGTGCAGGGCACCAGCTATCCGTCGGTTATCGTGGTACGCGCGCTCTGATCTTTGATATCGCCAATCTTGTGATCGCGGACCGCGAGGAGAATCATCAGCCGACGCCCGATAGATGGAGGCCTTTGGCGGCACTGCCGCTAACGTCGGGCCACCGCAGCGCAGCTGAGAGGTCGACTGCATGA